AGTATCATGATTTCTTGCTTGCATCGAAAAAAAATGCTTTATGAAGTGATAATAATAGCATTTGCAAGGCAATAAACAGGAGGTTTTTGCGTTTAGTAAAACAGAATGTTTTATTCTTAATACTTAAGAAACATGGATGAAAAGGAATTACTGAAAAAGGCTTTTGAGTACGGAAACGTACCTAGCAACATCACCTACTGTTTCACCGAACCATGTCCGATGAAAAACAAATGTATCCACTATCTATCCGGTCTCTACAAAAACGAGAAGACTGATAGAGGGGATGCCATTTTCCCAAATGCCCTGAAAAACGGGAATTGCAAGTACTTCGCTCCGCTGCGTGTCGTGAAAATGGCATGGGGATTCGACAAACTCTTTGCCGAAATGAAAGTGAAAGACGCTCCTGCACTGCGCGCCGAAATGAGAGACTACCTCGGCAGCAAAGGACAATACTACCGTTACAAACTGGGACAACTGAAACTCCTGCCGGAACAACAGGCATATATCAAACAGCTCTTCGACAGATACGGATATAAAGATGTTGAATTCGACCATTTCTCAGAAGAGATTGATTTCACTAAAAGCTAATCTCTTTCTCTGCCCTCCAGATGTTCCAGCCATGCCATTTAAACGGTCCCACAGAGAACACGTGACGGGCTACCGGTGAACACGTGACGGGCTACTGGAGAACAAGTGATGGGCAACCATTGCCCGTATAACGGGAAACAAGTGCCCAATTTACCAACCGAACTTTGGGCAACGCAAACAAGAGTTTATAGTTTATAGTTAACAGTTAATAGTTAACAAACAAACATCCTAATCAATATATTCAATGAAGGTAACAATCGTTCATACAAACAACAAGAAGCAGCTCCTCGTCAGCACCAAGACGATGGAGAAGTTGCTGCAACGTATCGCAAAAGATGACAGCAGACTTACTGTTACCCATTTCCGCGAATACGTGACCTATATGGAAAGCGGCTACGAATATTACAAGGATATGCCAACATGGATGCACATCTACCCCGCTGCTGAATTCGCCAAAGACGAAAACAACAACCTGAAGATGAAGGCGTGCAACGGTATCCTGATGCTGAAATTCGGAAACATCACGGATGTGGACGGCGTGGAGGGCGTGAAGCGCTCGGTTGCCATGCTGCCTTCTACCTTTGCTGCGATGGAAGGTGCTGATGGTAAGTCGGTTATCGTATTGGTGAAATTCTGCAATGAAGATGATTTGCTGCCTGCTGAGGAGGCGGATGCCGAACGACTGTACCGCATCGCTTACCAGCAAATTCTGCCTGTATATCAGGCGATTGCCAAGGCTTCGGTGCTCACAGACGGACCGAAACCTTCTATAGAAGCGGGCTCAAACCTGTCTTTTGAGCCTTCGATGCACAACAGTTTTATGATGACGCTCGATGCGAAACCTTATTTCAACAATAAGGCGGTAGCGATGAAAATTGACAGCAACATGCACCCTCAGAACCAGGCTTTCAACACAGAAGATAATCAGCAGATGAATCCTGGTTCCGATACTTCGGAAGAAGAAAAGAAAGTTGACAAGAACAGCGTTCGCGAGAATATCATGAGCATGATGCAGCTGCTGAAAAGTAAATATAACTTCAGATACAACACGGTGATGAAATTCGTGGAATACATGCCGAAGGAGAAGGGGTGGTATGGTTTCCAGCCTGTGGATCCGAGAGTGCAGAAGCGCATGACGCTGGAGGTGCAGCTCGCTGATATCCGGGTGAGCATCAAGGATGTAAGGAATTTTCTGGAGTCTGATTATATCAAGAATTATAATCCGATAGATGAATATCTCTTCCAATGCTACGACAAATGGGACGGGAAGGACCATATACGTGCCTTGGCTCGTACGGTTCCTACCAACAATCCTTACTGGGCAGACTGGTTCTACACCTGGTTTCTGGGCATGGTTGACCAGTGGCGCGGCTTTACCCATCGCCAGTATGGCAACTCGGTGGCTCCGCTTCTCATTTCCAAGCAGGGTTACAACAAGAGTACTTTCTGTCGCCGGCTGTTGCCACCGGAGCTGCAATGGGGATATAGCGATAATCTGATTCTGTCAGAAAAACGTCAGGTTTATCAGGCGATGGCGCAGTTTATGGTCATCAATCTCGATGAGTTCAACCAGATTTCGCCACAGGTGCAGCAGGGATTTCTGAAGAATCTCATCCAGTTGCCTACACTGAAATACAAGCCTCCGTATGGCAGTCATGTCATGGAATTTCCTCGTCTTGCCTCGTTCATCGCCACGAGCAACATAACGGATATTCTCACCGATCCATCCGGCAACCGAAGATTCATCGGTGTGGAACTGACGGGGCCGATCGATGTGAGCTTGCGTCCGAACTATCAGCAGCTTTTCGCCCAGGCGCTGACTGCTTTGCACAATGGCGAGAAGAGTTATTTTGATGCGGAACAGGTGAAGTTGATCATGAAGAACAACTGTCAGTTTGAGGTGGCTGAGCCGATAGACCAGTATTTCCAGCTCTATTTTGATTTGGTTGAGAATGAGAAAGAGGGTGAATATCTGACTGCTGCCGAGATTTTCGACTATCTGAAAAAGCAGATAGGTTCATCGCTCAAGGTGAACAGTTTGATGGGATTCGGCAGAAAACTGGCGAATATGAGTGAGTTAAAACATAAGAGATTTGCAGATGGAATGAAGTATCTTGTAAAGAAAAAGTGAAATAATGATACTTCTATGAGACTTTAATGAGACTTCTCGGCACCAAAACCGAGAAGTCTCATTCTTTTTATCTCATTATCTATCAAGTCTTTAAGTCGATATTTTCAATAGAAAATGAGACTTTGAGACTTTTTCTCAAAAAAAAACTTTTTCACGTAAGAGAGAAAGCTTTTGCCCTTACAGGGCGACAGGCTTGCATCCATCATTACCCAGGGCGCTGCCCTGGGCTATGAGCTTCTGCCCTTTCAGGGCGTGTGGGGTTTACATCTGAAAATGCTTATCCTTTAGATAGCATAAAGGAAGGTACGGATGAACCAGTAGCAAACGATACCTGCGATGTAACCTACGAAAGCAATCCAGGAGATGTGTTTCATATACCAGCCGAAGGTAATCTTCTCCAAGCCCATTACTACCACACCAGCAGCACTACCGATAATCAGCATAGAACCTCCGACACCGGCACAGTAGGCCAGCAACTGCCAGAAGACACCATCTACAGCCATATCGCCAGCGGCTGCCACAGGATACATTCCCATACATCCGGCTACCAGAGGCACATTATCAACAATACTTGAAAGCACACCGATGATACCAGTAACCAGGTAGTGGTTGCCATCGAATACGACGTTCAAGCCCTGACCCAAAGCAGTCAACACGCCAATCTCAGCCAGGCAGGATACTGCCATCAGGATACCGAGGAAGAAGAGGATGGTACTCATATCAACACGAGAAAGCAACTTGGTTACTCGCTTCTGAGTGCCCTCGGCATCAGCTCCACGATGCAAACCGCGATAGAAAACTTCGGTAGCAGTCCAGAGAACGCCCAATACCAGAAGGATTCCTACGAATGGAGGCAAGTGGGTGATACTCTTGAAGATAGGAACAAAGATCAAACCGCCTACTCCCAACCAGAACACAGCCTTGCGCTGACCTTCGGTGAAATCGCTGACCGATGCATTCTGCTGGGCAGAAACCTCAGGCATCAAGAGTTCGCCCTTCAACATGGTCTGAAGGATGAGGGCTGGAATCACCATGGAAACCACAGACGGGATGAAGATTTCGGCGATAACGCCGGCTGCAGTAATCAATCCCTTGTTCCAGAGCATGATGGTGGTAACGTCGCCGATTGGTGAGAAGGCACCACCCGAATTGGCTGCGATGATGACGAGGGATGCATAAACCATGCGATCCTTATGGTCGGTGACGAGCTTTCGGAGAATCATGATCATCACGATACTGGTGGTCAGATTGTCGAGGATAGCCGAGAGGATGAAGGTAAGGACAGCGATACGCCAGAGGAGCGCACGCTTCGACTTGGTCTTCATCACCTTGCGAACCCAGTTGAATCCACCGTTCTGGTCAACTATTTCCACGATGGTCATCGCACCCATCAGGAAGAAGAGTGTTGTGGCGGTATCGCCCAGATGTTCCTGGATGATTCCGGTCACCTTCTCCACCATTCCAGCAGCACCACCTGTATAATCAGGGTGCATCAACTGGAGATACTGCATTGGATCCACCATATAGAGGGTCCAACAACCTACCAACATCAACAGGGCAATTGCAGCCTTGTTTACCTTAGTCAAGCTTTCGGTAGCTATGAGTGCATAGCCGAGCACGAAAACGACAATAATAGAAATTGTAAGTGTAGTCATTACTTTTTATTTATTATTAGATATTCTTTTTTCCTTTATGTATGATTTGGTACTCAAAATTACCAAACGGCTGCAAAGATAC
This Segatella copri DSM 18205 DNA region includes the following protein-coding sequences:
- a CDS encoding DUF6078 family protein, whose product is MDEKELLKKAFEYGNVPSNITYCFTEPCPMKNKCIHYLSGLYKNEKTDRGDAIFPNALKNGNCKYFAPLRVVKMAWGFDKLFAEMKVKDAPALRAEMRDYLGSKGQYYRYKLGQLKLLPEQQAYIKQLFDRYGYKDVEFDHFSEEIDFTKS
- a CDS encoding VapE domain-containing protein, whose amino-acid sequence is MKVTIVHTNNKKQLLVSTKTMEKLLQRIAKDDSRLTVTHFREYVTYMESGYEYYKDMPTWMHIYPAAEFAKDENNNLKMKACNGILMLKFGNITDVDGVEGVKRSVAMLPSTFAAMEGADGKSVIVLVKFCNEDDLLPAEEADAERLYRIAYQQILPVYQAIAKASVLTDGPKPSIEAGSNLSFEPSMHNSFMMTLDAKPYFNNKAVAMKIDSNMHPQNQAFNTEDNQQMNPGSDTSEEEKKVDKNSVRENIMSMMQLLKSKYNFRYNTVMKFVEYMPKEKGWYGFQPVDPRVQKRMTLEVQLADIRVSIKDVRNFLESDYIKNYNPIDEYLFQCYDKWDGKDHIRALARTVPTNNPYWADWFYTWFLGMVDQWRGFTHRQYGNSVAPLLISKQGYNKSTFCRRLLPPELQWGYSDNLILSEKRQVYQAMAQFMVINLDEFNQISPQVQQGFLKNLIQLPTLKYKPPYGSHVMEFPRLASFIATSNITDILTDPSGNRRFIGVELTGPIDVSLRPNYQQLFAQALTALHNGEKSYFDAEQVKLIMKNNCQFEVAEPIDQYFQLYFDLVENEKEGEYLTAAEIFDYLKKQIGSSLKVNSLMGFGRKLANMSELKHKRFADGMKYLVKKK
- the nhaD gene encoding sodium:proton antiporter NhaD is translated as MTTLTISIIVVFVLGYALIATESLTKVNKAAIALLMLVGCWTLYMVDPMQYLQLMHPDYTGGAAGMVEKVTGIIQEHLGDTATTLFFLMGAMTIVEIVDQNGGFNWVRKVMKTKSKRALLWRIAVLTFILSAILDNLTTSIVMIMILRKLVTDHKDRMVYASLVIIAANSGGAFSPIGDVTTIMLWNKGLITAAGVIAEIFIPSVVSMVIPALILQTMLKGELLMPEVSAQQNASVSDFTEGQRKAVFWLGVGGLIFVPIFKSITHLPPFVGILLVLGVLWTATEVFYRGLHRGADAEGTQKRVTKLLSRVDMSTILFFLGILMAVSCLAEIGVLTALGQGLNVVFDGNHYLVTGIIGVLSSIVDNVPLVAGCMGMYPVAAAGDMAVDGVFWQLLAYCAGVGGSMLIIGSAAGVVVMGLEKITFGWYMKHISWIAFVGYIAGIVCYWFIRTFLYAI